A genome region from Pseudomonas pergaminensis includes the following:
- a CDS encoding multidrug efflux RND transporter permease subunit — MSRSPSAWCVDHPVATLLLTFALVLLGLIAFPRLAIAPLPEAEFPTIQVTATLPGASPDTMASSVATPLEVQFSAIPGMTQMTSSSALGSSLLTLQFTLTKSIDTAAQEVQAAINTASGKLPSDMPSLPTWKKVNPADSPVLILSVSSNSMPSTELSDYVETLLARQISQIDGVGQINITGQQRPAIRVQASPDKLAAIGLTLADIRLAIQQSSLNLAKGAIYGENSVSTLSTNDQLFHPEDYAQLIVSYKDGAPVQLRDIAKVINGSENAYVQAWSGDTPGVNLVISRQPGANIVETVDRIQAELPRLQAMLPASVQVSVLTDRTKTIRASLHEVEVTLLIAILLVVAVMALFLRQLSATMIVSSVLGVSLVASFALMYLMGFSLNNLTLVAIVIAVGFVVDDAIVVVENIHRHLEAGLDKREAAIKGAGEIGFTVVSISFSLVAAFIPLLFMGGVVGRLFKEFALTATSTILISVVVSLTLAPTLAALFMRAPSHPAHDKPGFSERLLAGYARNLRRALAHQRTMAAIFVVTLALAVVGYVFIPKGFFPVQDTGFVLGTSEAAADVSYPDMVAKHKALAEIVKADPAVEAFSHSVGVTGSNQTIANGRFWIALKDRGDRDVSASQFIDRIRPKLAKVPGIVLYLRAGQDINLSSGPSRAQYQYVLKSNDGPTLNTWTQRLTEKLRANPAFRDLSNDLQLGGSITHISIDRQAAARFGLTATDVDQALYDAFGQRQINEFQTEINQYQVVLELDTQQRGKAESLNYFYLRSPLTNEMVPLSALAKVNPPTVGPLSISHDGMFPAANLSFNLAPGVALGDAVIMLNQAKNEIGMPTTIIGNFQGAAQAFQSSLASQPWLILAALVAVYIILGVLYESFVHPLTIISTLPSAGLGALIMLSLMGQDFSIMALIGLVLLIGIVKKNGILMIDFALEAQRVRGLSPEDAIYEACVTRFRPIIMTTLAALLGAVPLMLGAGPGAEMRQPLGIAVVGGLLVSQALTLFTTPVIYLYLEKFFHRPTPTPALATTD; from the coding sequence ATGAGCCGTTCGCCGTCAGCCTGGTGCGTCGACCACCCGGTCGCGACCCTGCTGCTGACCTTTGCCCTGGTGCTGCTCGGGCTGATTGCCTTCCCGCGCCTGGCGATCGCCCCACTGCCGGAAGCGGAATTTCCGACGATCCAGGTGACTGCCACGCTGCCCGGCGCCAGTCCGGACACCATGGCGTCATCCGTGGCCACGCCGCTGGAGGTGCAATTCAGCGCCATCCCTGGCATGACCCAGATGACCTCCAGCAGCGCCCTGGGCTCCAGCCTGTTGACCCTGCAATTCACCCTGACCAAAAGCATCGACACCGCCGCGCAGGAAGTGCAGGCGGCGATCAACACCGCGTCCGGCAAGCTGCCCAGCGACATGCCGAGCCTGCCGACCTGGAAGAAGGTCAACCCGGCGGACAGCCCGGTGCTGATCCTCAGCGTCAGCTCCAACAGCATGCCCAGCACCGAGTTGAGCGACTACGTGGAAACCCTGCTGGCCCGGCAGATCAGCCAGATCGACGGCGTAGGCCAAATCAACATCACCGGCCAGCAGCGCCCGGCAATCCGCGTCCAAGCATCGCCGGACAAACTCGCCGCCATCGGCCTGACCCTGGCCGATATCCGTTTGGCCATCCAGCAATCGAGCCTGAACCTGGCCAAGGGCGCGATCTACGGCGAGAACAGCGTGTCGACCCTGTCGACCAACGACCAGTTGTTCCACCCGGAGGACTACGCGCAGCTGATCGTGTCCTACAAGGACGGGGCACCGGTTCAACTGCGGGATATCGCCAAGGTCATCAACGGTTCGGAAAACGCCTACGTACAGGCCTGGTCCGGCGACACACCCGGGGTCAACCTGGTGATTTCGCGCCAGCCCGGCGCGAACATCGTCGAGACCGTGGACCGCATTCAAGCCGAGCTGCCGCGCCTGCAAGCGATGCTGCCAGCGTCGGTGCAGGTCAGCGTGTTGACCGACCGTACCAAGACCATCCGCGCGTCGCTGCATGAGGTGGAAGTGACGCTGCTGATCGCCATCCTGCTGGTGGTGGCGGTGATGGCGCTGTTCCTGCGGCAGTTGTCGGCGACGATGATTGTGTCCAGCGTGCTGGGTGTGTCGCTGGTCGCCAGCTTCGCGTTGATGTACCTGATGGGTTTCAGCCTGAACAACCTGACGCTGGTGGCGATCGTCATCGCGGTGGGCTTTGTGGTGGACGATGCCATCGTGGTGGTCGAGAACATTCACCGCCACCTGGAAGCTGGGCTCGACAAGCGCGAAGCGGCGATCAAAGGCGCCGGGGAGATCGGCTTTACGGTGGTGTCCATCAGCTTCTCGCTGGTGGCGGCGTTTATTCCGCTGCTGTTCATGGGGGGCGTGGTTGGGCGTTTGTTCAAGGAGTTTGCCTTGACGGCGACCTCGACCATTCTGATCTCGGTGGTGGTTTCGCTGACCTTGGCGCCGACCCTGGCCGCGCTGTTCATGCGCGCGCCCAGCCACCCTGCGCACGACAAACCGGGCTTCAGCGAACGGCTGCTGGCCGGCTATGCGCGCAACCTGCGCCGTGCCCTGGCCCATCAACGTACGATGGCGGCAATCTTCGTCGTGACGTTGGCCCTGGCCGTGGTCGGCTACGTGTTCATCCCCAAGGGGTTCTTCCCGGTGCAGGACACCGGCTTTGTACTCGGCACCAGCGAAGCGGCGGCCGACGTGTCCTACCCGGACATGGTGGCCAAGCACAAGGCCCTGGCCGAAATCGTCAAGGCCGACCCGGCAGTGGAAGCGTTTTCGCATTCGGTCGGTGTGACCGGCAGCAACCAGACCATTGCCAACGGCCGCTTCTGGATCGCCTTGAAGGACCGCGGCGACCGTGACGTGTCCGCCAGCCAGTTCATCGATCGCATCCGCCCGAAACTGGCCAAGGTGCCGGGTATCGTGTTGTACCTGCGCGCCGGGCAAGACATCAACCTGAGTTCCGGCCCAAGCCGTGCTCAGTACCAATACGTGCTCAAGAGCAACGACGGCCCGACGCTCAACACCTGGACCCAGCGCCTCACCGAAAAACTGCGCGCCAACCCGGCGTTTCGCGACCTGTCCAACGACCTGCAACTGGGCGGCAGCATCACCCACATCAGCATCGACCGCCAGGCCGCCGCGCGCTTTGGCCTCACCGCCACCGATGTGGATCAGGCGCTGTACGACGCGTTCGGCCAGCGCCAGATCAACGAATTCCAGACCGAGATCAACCAGTACCAAGTGGTGCTGGAATTGGATACCCAGCAACGCGGCAAAGCCGAAAGCCTCAACTACTTTTACCTGCGCTCGCCGCTGACAAACGAGATGGTGCCGCTGTCGGCGCTGGCCAAGGTAAACCCGCCTACCGTGGGGCCACTTTCGATCAGCCATGACGGCATGTTCCCGGCCGCCAACCTGTCGTTCAACCTGGCACCGGGCGTGGCCTTGGGCGATGCAGTGATCATGCTCAACCAGGCCAAGAATGAAATCGGCATGCCGACCACCATCATCGGCAACTTTCAGGGCGCGGCCCAGGCATTCCAGAGTTCGCTGGCCAGCCAACCGTGGCTGATCCTGGCGGCGCTGGTGGCGGTGTATATCATCCTCGGCGTGCTGTACGAGAGCTTCGTGCACCCGCTGACGATCATTTCGACCTTGCCCTCGGCAGGGTTGGGCGCGCTGATCATGCTGTCACTGATGGGGCAGGACTTTTCGATCATGGCGCTGATCGGCCTGGTGCTGTTGATCGGCATCGTGAAGAAGAACGGCATCCTGATGATCGACTTTGCCCTGGAGGCTCAGCGCGTCAGGGGCCTGTCGCCGGAAGATGCGATCTATGAAGCCTGCGTCACGCGGTTCCGGCCGATCATCATGACCACCCTCGCCGCCCTGCTCGGCGCGGTGCCGCTGATGCTCGGCGCCGGCCCTGGTGCGGAAATGCGCCAGCCGCTGGGTATCGCAGTGGTTGGCGGGTTGCTGGTGAGCCAGGCGCTGACGCTGTTCACCACACCGGTCATATACTTGTACCTTGAGAAGTTTTTCCACCGGCCCACACCAACGCCTGCGTTGGCGACCACAGACTGA
- a CDS encoding transporter substrate-binding domain-containing protein: MPLIHLCVALALLLAVDAVAGLDQPRREIRFAVAAQFAPFQSRNPQGQLVGLNIELGNALCQQLNVRCTWVDQVLVENFEGLEARQFDAIMGIAPTSLRRRWVSFTENLYPFTTRLVARRTSGLMPTPRSLKGKRVGVLLGSNREAFAHAKWARKGVIIKSFWLNDELVRSLVAGDIDATLQGTVEIREALLDTAAGQDFDFLGPAVSNELLGNGVAIALRKTDTALRTELNRALEQLMHNGEYQRILAPYRLDLP; the protein is encoded by the coding sequence GTGCCCCTGATACATCTCTGTGTAGCGCTTGCCCTATTACTGGCGGTGGATGCCGTCGCAGGCCTTGATCAACCGCGACGTGAAATCCGCTTCGCCGTTGCCGCGCAATTTGCCCCTTTCCAGAGCCGCAACCCGCAAGGGCAGTTGGTCGGTCTGAATATCGAGTTGGGCAACGCCCTTTGCCAGCAGTTGAATGTGCGCTGTACCTGGGTTGACCAGGTGCTGGTTGAAAACTTCGAAGGTCTGGAAGCGCGGCAATTCGATGCAATCATGGGCATAGCCCCGACATCTTTGCGGCGGCGCTGGGTGAGTTTCACCGAAAACCTCTACCCCTTCACCACGCGCCTGGTCGCGCGCCGAACCTCGGGCCTTATGCCGACGCCAAGGTCGCTCAAGGGCAAGCGTGTCGGCGTGTTGCTGGGCAGCAATCGCGAAGCCTTTGCGCATGCGAAATGGGCGCGCAAAGGCGTGATCATCAAGAGCTTCTGGCTCAACGACGAACTGGTCCGCAGCCTGGTGGCAGGCGATATCGATGCGACGCTGCAGGGCACCGTGGAAATCCGTGAGGCCCTGCTCGACACGGCTGCCGGCCAGGATTTCGACTTCCTCGGCCCCGCCGTTTCCAACGAACTGCTGGGCAACGGTGTGGCGATCGCGTTACGCAAGACTGACACCGCGCTGCGTACCGAGCTAAACCGTGCGCTGGAACAGCTGATGCACAATGGTGAATACCAGCGGATCCTTGCGCCTTATCGCCTCGACCTACCGTGA
- a CDS encoding heavy metal response regulator transcription factor translates to MRVLIIEDEEKTADYLHRGLTEQGYTVDVAREGVEGLHLALENDYAVIVLDVMLPGLDGFGVLRALRARKQTPVIMLTARERVEDRIRGLREGADDYLGKPFSFLELVARLQALTRRSGGHEPVQVTVADLWIDLISRKASRNGLRLDLTAKEFSLLSVLARRQGEILSKTAIAEMVWDINFDSDANVVEVAIKRLRAKLDGPFEQKLLHTIRGMGYVLESRSVS, encoded by the coding sequence ATGCGCGTACTGATTATTGAAGATGAAGAAAAAACCGCCGACTACCTGCACCGTGGCCTGACGGAGCAAGGCTACACCGTCGACGTGGCACGCGAAGGCGTCGAGGGTTTGCACCTGGCGCTGGAGAACGACTACGCGGTCATCGTGCTCGACGTGATGCTGCCAGGCCTCGATGGCTTTGGCGTGCTGCGTGCCCTGCGCGCGCGCAAGCAGACGCCGGTGATCATGCTCACGGCCCGCGAGCGCGTGGAAGACCGCATTCGCGGCCTGCGCGAAGGCGCCGACGATTACCTGGGCAAACCGTTTTCCTTCCTGGAACTGGTGGCACGCCTGCAAGCCCTGACCCGCCGCAGCGGTGGTCATGAACCCGTGCAGGTGACGGTCGCCGACCTGTGGATCGACCTGATCAGCCGCAAGGCCAGTCGCAATGGCTTGCGCCTGGACCTGACCGCCAAGGAGTTCTCGCTGCTCAGCGTGTTGGCGCGGCGCCAGGGTGAGATCCTGTCCAAGACCGCGATTGCGGAGATGGTCTGGGACATCAATTTCGACAGCGACGCCAACGTGGTGGAAGTCGCGATCAAGCGCCTGCGCGCCAAGCTCGACGGGCCGTTCGAACAAAAGCTGCTGCACACCATCCGTGGCATGGGGTATGTGCTGGAGAGCCGAAGTGTCAGCTAA
- a CDS encoding methyl-accepting chemotaxis protein, translated as MANYALGWQLLALVAGCAVGAVGAQAILRPLSHLQQRARRVADNPLSQAIYTGRRDECGQIEFAFQMLEAQVGAVVGRIGDASQRLSGHAAQLVRHLDSSHASSLGQQTQTDQIAAAIHQMAASVAEMANHAQQASKAADQAGNETREGHQRVDESRDAVLRLSQELARATEVIHQLESHSGEISGVLEVIRTIAEQTNLLALNAAIEAARAGEQGRGFAVVADEVRGLAQRTQQSTDEIQRMISTLQGGARDAVQAMAQSSEHVEASVQQAQRAAAALDGISQRVTQITAMSQQIATAVEEQSTVSEDINRNIVGIRNAGEATVSAGQQSQLSSGDVAALAEDLRQLAQEFWGQQR; from the coding sequence TTGGCGAATTACGCGCTGGGCTGGCAGTTACTGGCCCTGGTGGCCGGGTGTGCGGTCGGTGCGGTTGGCGCGCAGGCGATCCTGCGACCTCTGTCCCACCTGCAGCAGCGTGCACGCCGGGTGGCCGACAACCCCTTGAGCCAGGCAATCTACACCGGGCGCCGGGACGAGTGCGGGCAAATCGAATTCGCCTTCCAAATGCTCGAAGCCCAGGTAGGAGCGGTGGTGGGGCGTATCGGCGACGCCTCCCAGCGGCTGTCGGGCCACGCTGCGCAGTTGGTGCGGCACCTGGACAGCAGCCACGCCAGCAGCCTCGGCCAACAGACTCAGACCGACCAGATAGCCGCAGCCATCCACCAGATGGCCGCCAGCGTGGCCGAAATGGCCAACCATGCCCAGCAGGCGTCCAAGGCGGCCGACCAGGCCGGCAACGAGACCCGCGAAGGCCATCAGCGCGTGGATGAAAGCCGTGATGCCGTGTTGCGCCTGTCCCAGGAGTTGGCACGCGCCACCGAAGTCATTCACCAGTTGGAAAGCCACAGTGGCGAAATCAGCGGCGTGCTGGAAGTGATCCGCACGATTGCCGAACAGACCAACCTGCTGGCGCTGAACGCCGCCATCGAAGCGGCGAGGGCGGGTGAGCAGGGGCGTGGCTTCGCCGTGGTGGCCGATGAAGTGCGCGGCCTGGCCCAGCGCACCCAGCAATCGACCGATGAAATCCAGCGCATGATCAGCACCCTGCAAGGCGGCGCACGGGATGCGGTACAAGCGATGGCGCAGAGCAGCGAGCATGTCGAAGCCAGCGTCCAGCAGGCACAGCGGGCCGCCGCAGCGCTGGACGGCATCAGTCAGCGTGTCACGCAAATCACCGCCATGAGCCAGCAGATAGCAACCGCCGTGGAAGAGCAGAGCACGGTGAGCGAGGACATCAACCGCAATATCGTTGGCATTCGCAATGCCGGGGAGGCCACGGTCAGCGCCGGGCAGCAGAGCCAGCTCAGTTCAGGCGATGTGGCGGCGCTGGCGGAGGATTTACGCCAGTTGGCGCAGGAGTTCTGGGGGCAGCAGCGGTAA
- a CDS encoding efflux RND transporter periplasmic adaptor subunit, giving the protein MHIQRKTALIVGVLVVLAVATWALTRAAKSKLAAPTAIPVRVVSVAQQDIPRFVSGIGSVLSLHSVVIRPQVDGILTKLLVKEGQLVKAGDLLATIDDRSIRASLDQAKAQLGESQAQLQVALVNLKRYKELSVDDGVSKQTYDQQQALVNQLKATAQGNQAAIDSAQVQLSYTQIRSPVSGRVGIRTVDEGNFLRTADTQGLFSVTQIDPIAVEFSLPQQMLPTLQGLIAAPTKASVDAYLGADTDGQTGDLLGEGHLSLIDNQISSTTGTLRAKAEFNNASQRLWPGQLVTIKIQTALDKNALVVPPTVVQRGLDSHFVYRVNGDKVDVVPVQVTYQNSDVNIIKGVQAGDVLVSDGQSRLKAGAQVEILKEPPQVIQTVDAKVQP; this is encoded by the coding sequence ATGCACATTCAACGAAAAACCGCCCTGATCGTGGGGGTCCTCGTGGTGTTGGCCGTTGCAACCTGGGCACTGACCCGAGCGGCCAAGTCCAAACTGGCGGCACCCACCGCTATTCCCGTGCGGGTGGTGAGCGTGGCGCAGCAGGACATTCCGCGCTTTGTCAGCGGGATTGGCTCGGTGCTGTCGCTGCACAGTGTGGTGATTCGCCCGCAAGTGGACGGCATCCTCACTAAATTGCTGGTCAAGGAAGGCCAGTTGGTCAAGGCCGGTGACCTGCTGGCGACCATCGATGACCGCTCGATCCGTGCCAGCCTGGATCAGGCCAAGGCCCAACTGGGCGAAAGCCAGGCGCAGTTGCAGGTAGCGCTGGTCAACCTCAAGCGCTACAAGGAGTTGAGTGTCGACGACGGCGTGTCCAAGCAGACTTATGACCAGCAACAAGCCCTGGTCAACCAGCTCAAGGCCACTGCCCAAGGCAACCAGGCCGCAATCGATTCAGCTCAGGTACAACTTTCCTACACTCAGATTCGCTCGCCGGTCAGCGGACGCGTCGGTATTCGCACCGTGGATGAAGGCAACTTCTTACGCACCGCCGATACCCAGGGCCTGTTTTCCGTGACCCAGATCGACCCGATTGCCGTCGAGTTCTCCCTGCCGCAACAAATGCTGCCCACCTTGCAGGGCCTGATCGCGGCGCCCACAAAAGCCAGCGTCGATGCCTACCTGGGCGCCGACACCGATGGCCAGACCGGCGACTTGCTTGGCGAGGGTCACCTGAGCCTGATCGACAACCAGATCAGCTCCACCACCGGCACCCTGCGCGCCAAGGCCGAATTCAACAACGCCTCGCAGCGCCTGTGGCCGGGGCAACTGGTGACCATCAAGATCCAGACCGCCCTCGACAAAAACGCCTTGGTGGTGCCACCGACCGTGGTGCAGCGCGGCCTGGATTCGCACTTCGTGTACCGGGTCAACGGTGACAAGGTCGACGTGGTGCCGGTGCAAGTCACCTACCAGAACAGCGACGTGAACATCATCAAGGGCGTGCAGGCCGGGGATGTGCTGGTCAGCGACGGCCAGTCACGGCTCAAGGCGGGTGCGCAGGTGGAAATACTCAAGGAGCCGCCGCAAGTCATTCAGACCGTTGATGCCAAGGTGCAGCCATGA
- a CDS encoding heavy metal sensor histidine kinase: protein MSANSIALRLSGMFTLVALLIFVLIGGALYQQVDRGLGLLPGAELDARYSVLESSVNRFGTPDHWVKIKAKLKLLGEEDKRIRFWVVSSDPNYEYGEPDAQIRAFAEGPTGKRDLRLPGHHHPFKVLVSQFPAKEQRPPLRFMIAIDTENFRATQHHLLVALISLAFVGVVLAALLGFWVSRIGLKPLGKLSDEAQKLAPPKLSGRLELSPLPPELSQFVNSFNSTLDRVEQAYSRLESFNADVAHELRSPLTNLIGQTQVALTRGRSAEHYFEVLQSNLEELERLRSIINDMLFLASADQGSKATKLIESSLADEVATTLDYLDFILEDAQVKVQVKGDATVQIEKAHLRRALINLLSNAVQHTAPGQVIVVNIEVQEHQVAIGVTNPGDVIASEHLPRLFERFYRVDASRSNSGANHGLGLAIVKAIALMHGGDVFVRSEGGGNTFGITLPV from the coding sequence GTGTCAGCTAACTCCATCGCCCTGCGCCTGAGCGGCATGTTCACCCTGGTGGCGCTGCTGATCTTCGTATTGATCGGTGGTGCGCTTTATCAGCAAGTGGACCGGGGGCTGGGCTTGTTGCCAGGCGCCGAGCTGGATGCGCGTTATAGCGTGCTCGAATCTTCGGTGAACCGCTTCGGCACGCCGGACCATTGGGTGAAGATCAAGGCCAAGCTCAAGCTGCTGGGTGAGGAAGACAAACGCATTCGTTTCTGGGTGGTGAGCAGCGATCCGAATTATGAATATGGCGAGCCGGACGCGCAGATCCGCGCGTTTGCCGAAGGGCCTACCGGCAAGCGCGATTTGCGCCTGCCGGGCCACCATCACCCATTCAAAGTGCTGGTGAGCCAGTTCCCGGCCAAGGAGCAGCGCCCGCCCCTGCGCTTCATGATTGCCATCGATACCGAGAACTTCCGTGCAACCCAGCATCATTTGCTGGTGGCGTTGATCAGCCTCGCATTTGTCGGTGTGGTCCTGGCGGCGCTGTTGGGGTTCTGGGTTTCACGCATCGGCCTGAAGCCGCTGGGCAAGCTGTCGGACGAGGCGCAAAAGCTCGCGCCACCAAAACTCTCCGGGCGCCTTGAACTGTCGCCGCTGCCGCCGGAGCTGAGCCAGTTCGTCAATTCGTTCAACTCCACCCTCGACCGCGTCGAGCAGGCCTATTCACGCCTGGAATCGTTCAACGCCGACGTCGCCCACGAACTGCGCTCGCCCCTGACCAACCTGATCGGCCAGACCCAAGTGGCGCTGACCCGAGGGCGTTCGGCCGAGCATTATTTCGAGGTGCTGCAATCGAACCTTGAAGAGCTGGAGCGCCTACGTTCGATCATCAATGACATGCTGTTCCTGGCCAGCGCCGACCAGGGCAGCAAGGCCACCAAGTTGATCGAAAGCTCCCTGGCCGACGAAGTAGCCACCACCCTCGACTACCTGGACTTCATTCTTGAAGACGCCCAGGTCAAGGTACAAGTAAAGGGCGATGCCACGGTGCAGATCGAAAAAGCCCACCTGCGCCGTGCGCTGATCAACCTGCTGAGCAACGCGGTGCAGCACACCGCGCCTGGGCAGGTGATCGTGGTGAATATCGAGGTGCAAGAACATCAGGTGGCGATCGGCGTCACCAACCCCGGCGACGTCATTGCCAGCGAACACTTGCCACGTCTGTTCGAACGGTTTTATCGGGTGGATGCGTCACGCAGCAACAGCGGCGCCAACCATGGCCTGGGGCTGGCCATCGTCAAGGCGATTGCGCTGATGCACGGCGGTGATGTGTTCGTGCGCAGTGAGGGCGGCGGCAATACCTTTGGCATCACTTTGCCCGTCTGA